One Ricinus communis isolate WT05 ecotype wild-type chromosome 7, ASM1957865v1, whole genome shotgun sequence genomic region harbors:
- the LOC125370698 gene encoding uncharacterized protein LOC125370698: MSSRLKKGFKEGCRPLVCLDGCFSKETYRGIDLNDCMFPFAFALMKVESNANWKWFIELIKEDLQIYNSYQWIFMSDRQKEGTSVYAEIDFTGGQYSAKAEAIPTTLFDVPMTNNDFRPQFDATQGSTISSIDGIFVSVILSHIF, from the exons ATGTCTAGTAGATTGAAAAAAGGTTTCAAAGAAGGATGTAGGCCATTAGTTTGTTTAGATGGATGCTTCTCAAAAGAAACTTATAGAGGAATTGATCTTAATGACTGCATGTTTCCTTTTGCATTTGCTTTGATGAAAGTAGAGAGTAATGCAAATTGGAAATGGTTCATTGAGCTTATAAAGGAGGATCTACAGATATACAACTCATACCAATGGATCTTCATGAGTGATAGACAAAAG GAGGGCACTAGTGTATATGCTGAGATAGACTTTACTGGAGGACAATATTCTGCCAAGGCTGAGGCAATACCGACAACTCTATTTGATGTTCCTATGACCAACAATGATTTTCGTCCTCAATTTGATGCAACACAAGGAAGTACCATTAGTTCAATCGATGGAATCTTTGTAAGTGTTATTTtatctcatattttttaa